GGCCGGCCTGCCGTACCACGAACTCGCATTCCGCGTGATGCGCCCGTTCGTCGAAGGCAGCATCGCCGATGCCGACTTCAAGAAAATCCTCGAAGAAACCTACGGTGAGTTCGCCCACGCCGCGGTAGCACCGCTGCGTCAGCTCAATTCCAATGAGTGGGTGATGGAGCTGTTCCACGGCCCGACCCTCGCATTCAAAGACTTCGCCCTGCAGCTGCTCGGCCGCCTGCTGGACCACGTTCTGGCCAAGCGCAACGAGCGCGTGGTGATCATCGGCGCCACCAGCGGTGACACCGGCTCCGCAGCAATCGAAGGCTGCCGCCGTTGCGACAACGTCGACATCTTCATCCTGCACCCGCACCAGCGTGTTTCGGAAGTTCAGCGCCGTCAGATGACCACCATCTTCGGCGACAACATCCACAACATCGCCATCGAAGGCAACTTCGACGACTGCCA
The sequence above is a segment of the Pseudomonas sp. Teo4 genome. Coding sequences within it:
- the thrC gene encoding threonine synthase, with translation MRYISTRGQAPALNFEDVLLAGLASDGGLYVPENLPRFTQEEIASWAGLPYHELAFRVMRPFVEGSIADADFKKILEETYGEFAHAAVAPLRQLNSNEWVMELFHGPTLAFKDFALQLLGRLLDHVLAKRNERVVIIGATSGDTGSAAIEGCRRCDNVDIFILHPHQRVSEVQRRQMTTIFGDNIHNIAIEGNFDDCQEMVKASFADQSFLKGTRLVAVNSINWARIMAQIVYYFHAALQLGGPARSVAFSVPTGNFGDIFAGYLA